Genomic window (Rosa chinensis cultivar Old Blush chromosome 6, RchiOBHm-V2, whole genome shotgun sequence):
CTTGAAAACCATCTTGGAACGCAGTGATGGCGGCCTGGAGCTGATTGGTCAGAGAGTTCTCATAGGAGGGTGGGTCAAGTCCTCCAAGGAGGTCATGAAACAAACTCCTCCTCCGCCGCATCTACCGGCAGCCGATCATGAGACGGCTCGAGAACCCGAGGGCAAATCAGGCGTCAGCTGTGTCGAAATCCTTCAATCTCGGATACCATTTCTGAGAACCATTGTGAAGGTCTTGGGTGGAAGCAGCTCCTCCAGCAACACTCTTCGAGAAAGGCTCGATGCGGTGTTTAAGCCGGCGCCGCCCTCCACGGCATTCTTGAAAGTCAGTGATGGTTCTTGTCCTGCAACTCTTcaggtataaatatatatatcatcttAGTTTGAGTTATATATTCTGCAACTTTATAATATATAGAAAAGcacatttttgactgtattgGGATGCCCACCAGGTAATTGTTGAATCGTCTATAGTCCCGCCTTGCCAGCTGTTGCATACCGGGACTTGCATCACGGTGGAAGGTGTGCTGCAGCAATCTTTGGTGCAAAGCAAACATGTCGTTGAGCTGAGAGTGGAGAAAGTGCTTCATATAGGAACAGTTGATTACAGCAAGTATCCATTGTCAAAGAAGAGAGTGCCAATTGAGAAGTTAAGGGAGTGCTTCCACATTCGCGCTCGGACAACCACGGTAATTTATTTCTTCGCTTGTTATTTGGTtgtctttctttgatttttgaACTGTTCTGTTGTTAACTTAATTGATTCAGATTCCCATTTACATTTGATTGTTagcttgatatatatatattcattattGGTTTTTACCTAGCCACAGCTTTAAAGGGCCTAGAGGTTGTCTTAACACTATTGAGATGTCTGCTTTATTTAGGTGGGATCTGTTATGCGAATCAGAAGTGCCCTGACTTTTGGGGCTCATACATTTTGTCACAACCATGGTTTTATTTCTGTGCAAGTACCCATTATAACTACAACAGACTGCAACGGGTTCAGTGAAAAGTACAAGGTCACTGGTCTTTTTGACAAGGCAGGTCAAACGGAGGAACCTAAAGCCATTGCTGAAATTGAAGGTGTTAGCCTTGAAGCTATTAAGGCTGCTGCAAAAGAGAAGAGTAGCTTAGTAGAGGAACTCAAGAGGACTGATAGCAATAAGGAAGCTCTGGCCGCTGCAGTACAGGATTTAAGGAAAACAAACGAATTGGCATCACAATTGGaagcaagagaaaaatcaaaactgaaaactTCTCAAAAGCTTGACAATGTTAAGTCTTCCGAaggttcctcctcctcctcccaaaCTTTTCTAACCGTTTCTGGACGCCTGCATCTGGAGAGCTATGCATGTTCCCTTGGCAATGTTTACTCCTTCGGTCCCAGATTTCGAGCAGATAAAGGAGAGTCCCCTAAACATGTCCCAGAAATGTTGAtgtttgaaattgaaatggcTTTTTCACAACTAGAGGTATAAGCTGATAATTTTTTTCCTGATTGAAAGTTTGGCTTTC
Coding sequences:
- the LOC112173249 gene encoding asparagine--tRNA ligase, cytoplasmic 2, which gives rise to MDSGKAMASTPATTQLTPFKYSNRVLLKTILERSDGGLELIGQRVLIGGWVKSSKEVMKQTPPPPHLPAADHETAREPEGKSGVSCVEILQSRIPFLRTIVKVLGGSSSSSNTLRERLDAVFKPAPPSTAFLKVSDGSCPATLQVIVESSIVPPCQLLHTGTCITVEGVLQQSLVQSKHVVELRVEKVLHIGTVDYSKYPLSKKRVPIEKLRECFHIRARTTTVGSVMRIRSALTFGAHTFCHNHGFISVQVPIITTTDCNGFSEKYKVTGLFDKAGQTEEPKAIAEIEGVSLEAIKAAAKEKSSLVEELKRTDSNKEALAAAVQDLRKTNELASQLEAREKSKLKTSQKLDNVKSSEGSSSSSQTFLTVSGRLHLESYACSLGNVYSFGPRFRADKGESPKHVPEMLMFEIEMAFSQLEDVMNCADDFFKFLCKWVLENCPEDMKFVTERIDRNRIDRLQSVISSSFERISYAEALNVLNKVTDKKVETKLQWGAALTEEDLSHLSDEIYKKPVIVYNYPKEAKPFYVRLNDDGKTVAAFDMVVPKIGKLISGSQNEERTRILSTRIEDLGLPREQYEWYLDLRRHGTVKHSGFSLEFDLMVLFATGLTDVRDAIPFPRSYGKANY